CTTCCCATTTGGAAAACGGTCGTGTATTCACCATTGAACAGAACGCCTGTCGAGTCGCGGAGTATATGCTCTCCAAAGAATTTGCCTTTGCGGAATCCCTTGGTCCATTCCGGTTTGCCATTCGGATGATACGAATACGCTTTTCCATCGATCTCACCAAAGCGGTAAGGCCAGATCTCATGCACCCTACCATCCGGATAGTAAGTGGTGTTGGAACCGTGTTTCAATCCGTCCTTGTATTCCATGACCATGGTCTTAAGGCCATCTTCATCATACACGATCACCGGTCCGTTCAATTGCTGGTTTTCATACGAAGCACTGTATTTGAGCACTCCCGTCGAATCGTAATAGGAGACCGGATAGATCGGTTTTTCGCGCTTATCACGTTGGAACACACCGTACATACCGTTCTTGGTCAGCATCGTATCGACGCGTTGTCCGAATACGAAAAGCGTCGCGACCAAAGACCAAATGACTGCTGTGGCTCTTGATTTCATCATCTGAAAAATTGCATTGGAAGATCCGCTGTATTTCCAACCTTCATGCTTGGCTACCCAAGATCCAGATCCAACTCCTTTTGCAGAAGGAACAACGCTGGATTTTTCTCTGCCATCAGTTTGAACTTATCCAAGGTGGTGTAGCGCGGTTTGGTAACGATCTTTTCCTTGATCACTTCCATCTCCAACGCCATGTCACCCATCTGCCGCCGTAAATAACCCAAAAGCTCCGGTTTCTCCGTGCGCATGTAGTTCTCCTGGACGTTGTTAACCACAGCGAACGTGATCTTGCTGATACCTACCGCTTGAGGTTCACGACCCGCTAGCGTGGAAGCAACACTGATCTTGCCTTCATTCTTGATCTTCGCAGTATAATCCCGCCACACTTTCAGCAACAGCGCTGGATTGACCTCCTTTTTAGCGATCAATGCATCAGAGCCATGCTCCGTATCCACCGATGCGGCCATCTCTGGTTCCGTTTCCGCAACGGCTTCCATGGAACGTTTAATGCTCACTTGACCGGCCAACCTTCGTTTGGGAACGTAATTATCCGACCGTGGGCTGCTCGCCGAAATTGGTGCGGTTACTTCTTCCGCTGGGGTTGGTGGTTCTTGCTCCGGGAGCGGCTCCGCTACCACGTTTACCGTTGCATTACCGTTCGTTTCGGATCGTACACGCCCATTAGTTGGCGCTACCGCTACGTCAGGACTTTTTTTTTGTGCTTCCGGTAGTGCGGAACTCGGCTGTGGTGCAGCCACTGTAGCGGCAACATTCACGTTGCACAATTGGATCAATGCAAGCTCAACCAGTAGTCGTGGTTCCTTGCTCAACTTGTATTGGGTGTCGGTCTGTGCCAACTTATCCAATCCTTGTATGATCAACGCTCGGTCTGCCGCTTGCGCTTGCTCGCCGTAACGCTTGGTAAGATCTTCACTTACTTCCAGCAACGGTAATGTCCGTGGATCTTGGCTCACGAGCAGATCGCGGAAATGCCGACCAAGTCCGGTAACGAACAAATGCCCATCGAAGCCTTGTTGCAGAATGCTGTTGTACTCGACCAACGCGGCAGCGCTATCGCCAGCAATGATGTTATCCGTGATCCGGAAATAGTGCTCGTGATCAAGTACGTTCAAATTGCTCAGAACATCCTTGTAGGTCAATGTGTTCCCAGCGAAACTCACCAACTGGTCGAAAATGCTCAATGCATCGCGCAGGCCGCCATCCGCTTTTTTGGCAATGGTGTGCAAGGCTTGTGGCTCGGCCGTAATGCCTTCTTTAGTTGCAATATCGCTTAAGTGCTTGCTGATGTCCGCCACAGTGATCCGCCGGAAATCAAAAACTTGGCAGCGACTTAAAATTGTGGGTATGATCTTGTGCTTCTCCGTGGTTGCCAAAATGAAAATTGCATAGCTTGGTGGCTCTTCCAAAGTTTTCAAAAATGCATTGAAAGCTTGGGGACTTAGCATGTGTACCTCGTCAATGATGTACACCTTCTTGGCACCCACTTGCGGTGCAATACTTACTTGCAAGATCAAGCTTCGGATATCTTCTACACTGTTATTGCTGGCGGCATCCAGCTCGAAGATGTTGAGGCTATGTCCATCATCCATGTCCTTGCAGGGAGCGCAGGTGCCGCAGGCCTCCACGTTCGCGCTCAGGTTCTCGCAGTTGATGGTCCGGGCCAGAATGCGCGCACACGTGGTCTTGCCCACACCGCGTGGCCCGGTGAACAGGAACGCTTGCGCGAGATGATCGCTTTTAATGGCATTCTTCAATGTGCCGGTAACGGCCTCTTGCCCAACGACCGTATCAAAGGTGGCTGGCCGGTACTTTCTGGCACTAACAACGAACTGCTCCATGGATCGCAGCGAAGGTACACGCCACAAAGTGCCCAACGAAGGATAGATCTTAACAGGTGTGGAAAAGGGTGGTTATTCAACCACAAATGCACTACCAGCTAGCCATGTTGTGCCATCGGTAAGGTGGAGGTAGTACATTCCGGTTTGGAGGTGTGTGATTAATGAAGTGTGCATAGTGATCGGGGTCATAGGCACGCATTTGTCCTTGGTGGGCAAGTTGACAGCTAACATTGATTTTTATATCTAAATACCCGAAATTCAGATACTTAGGTCGATTCGCTGTTTGCGGAGAGGTAGGTCTCGCCGCAATTGACCATTCCACATTCTACATTCTTCATTCTAAATTCCTCCGGCATCCCTTACATTTGCGCCCCAATTTCAACCTAACAACATGACCAATAGGTACGAAACCGTCTTCATTTTAACTCCCGTTTTGTCTGAGGACCAGACAAAGGAGACGGTAAAAAAATTCAAAGACCTGATCAAAGCAGGCAATGGCACGGTCCGCCATGAAGAGAACTGGGGGATGCGCAAACTTGCATATCCCATCCAGAAGAAGTCAACCGGCTTCTACTACCTGTTCGAGTTCGATTGCGAAGCTGAACTTATCGCGAAGCTCGAAACTGAATTCCGCCGCGATGAACGTGTTATCCGCTTCCTCACGATCGTGATGGACAAGCACCACGTTGATTTCGCAGAGAAACACCGCACCAAAGCGGTGAAGAAAGAACCCGTTGAATCCCTAAAAGCGTAATAAGATGGCATCAGACAACGAGATCCGTTACCTAACGCCGATCGCTATTGAAACGAACAAGGAGAAGTACTGTCGTTTCAAGAAGATGGGGATCACCTACATCGACTACAAGGACGCAGACTTTTTGCTTCGTTTCGTGAACGAACAAGGCAAGATCCTTCCTCGCCGGTTGACCGGTACAAGCCTTAAGTATCAGCGTAAAGTTGGTCAAGCGATCAAGCGTAGCCGCCATTTGGCGCTAATGCCGTACGTGGCCGACATGCTTAAATAAGAACTACGACAATGGAGATCATCCTAAAACAAGACGTAGAACATTTGGGCTACGCGAATGATGTGGTAAAAGTGAAGGAAGGGTACGCCCGTAACTTCCTCTTGCCACGTGGTTTGGCGATCAGCGCCACGCCAAGCGAAAAGAAGCAATTGGCCGAGACCTTGAAACAACGCGCTCACAAAGAGGCGAAGATCAAGGACGAAGCCATCAAGATCGCTGACGGACTGGAGAACAAGACTTTGAAGATCGGTGCGAAAGCAGGTGAAGCAGGGAAGATCTTCGGTAGCGTTAACACCATCCAGATCGCCGATGCCATCCGCGCACTCGGTTTCGAGGTGGACCGTAAGAACATCAAACTGAAAGGTGAAGCCATCAAGAACCTCGGTAAATACGAGGCGGAGGTTGTGTTCCACCGCGATGTGATCCGCACCATTCCTTTCGATGTAGTGGAGGAGTGATCCTGAATAGAAATACGAAATAGAAAAGGGCCTTTCGGGGCCCTTTTTATATTTCAAGTAGTCGTGATCGTTCTATGTCAAGATCATGTTCTGCGGTTGGATCGGCGCTGGAATATCGCGTTCATCCAGCATCTCGCGCAGATCGATCTCGATGGTCCGAGTGAGTGCAGTGATCGGCACGTCGTTCACGCTACCCTCGAACGGGTTCTCGGTGCTTTCGCCAATGCGCTCGATCATGTTGAACACCCAAGCGACCAATGCGCTGAAGGGTATGGTCATCCATACGAAGCCCTCACCAAGTTTTGCGAATTCGCCTAACATCCCGAAGGGAACCATGAAAACGAACAAACGCACGAACATCAGGTTCAGTGTAGCAAATTGCCGGGGGTAAGGAAAATTCTTGATCCGTTCGCATTTACCCTGATGGTCGTACAGGGTAACCAACATTCCTTGCATCTCCATATGACGGAAGTCCTCGATCAAGCCTTGGTCCAACAGTTCGCGTAATGCCTTGCTTTGGTAGGCGATCAACTGTGTGGCAACATTGCTCTTTGCTAGCACACTGGCTTTTTCCGTAGAAGGGATCAGCCCTTCCAATACAGCTTCCAATTTGGTATGGCTCTCGTCCAGTTTATACCATTTGTCCACATATTCCTTGTTATAGGATTTGATCATGTGTTCCCATGGTTTCGGTAAGCGCAACTGGAACCGCAAGGCATGCAACCAGGCAATATGGCGGTGAATAAGGGCTGTCCGTACGGCATGCAAAGTCTCTTCAGATACAGGGGACGTAGCGTGTTTCGCTGTCACGAGATCCTTCGCCATGATACCCCAGGCACGGCTGCTATTCACGATGCCACCGTAGATCTTTCGCGCTTCCCAAAGCCGATCATACGAAGCGTTGTTCTTGAATCCTGTTATGAACGCCACAGCCGTGCCGATCATGGCGATCGGAACCCATGGGATGGATAGCCATGTCCATCCGAGATAGTGGTAGAGGATGGTAGGGATGGACGCAGAGATCAGGAAGAATAGGATATCTCTCCGTGTCCAGCGAATGACCTCAGTGAATGTGTATCTACGTCCAGCGTGCATGATGGTTTATTACGGGTCGCAATGTACAGGTGGAATAATGATGATCATCATGCCCTCAGGTCACATATTGGACCTAAATTTGGCCCGATGGTGCGTGCATCCGGTTTAGCAGTGCTTCTCATGTTCATGGGTATGCTCGTTGCGCCGTTGGCTGTCTTGGTGGAATTTCATGTGCATCGGGCACAGATCGAAAAGGAACTGTGTGTGCAGCGCGATGTTGTCGAGACCATGCGTACATGCCATGGCGAATGCCAACTTTCCAAACGCTTCAATGCGCTGGAGCAAGAATCCCAGAAAGAGTTCCCTGTAGAACGTATAAGCGTACGATTGGAACCACAGGTACCCGTTGCGCATGCACCCGCTTTGTTGCTTTTCAGCGTTGAAGAACGCTTATTCCCTGATCTGGATGCAGCGGTATCCACAGGGTTCCCACCGACTTCTGAGCCAGTGCCGTGGCTATCGTAATACAAGGCCCTACTCCGGGCTTTTAGGTCGATGATAACGATGTATTGAGCGGAACGGTTCACGCTATGGAAATATATGTG
The nucleotide sequence above comes from Flavobacteriales bacterium. Encoded proteins:
- a CDS encoding 30S ribosomal protein S6, which encodes MTNRYETVFILTPVLSEDQTKETVKKFKDLIKAGNGTVRHEENWGMRKLAYPIQKKSTGFYYLFEFDCEAELIAKLETEFRRDERVIRFLTIVMDKHHVDFAEKHRTKAVKKEPVESLKA
- a CDS encoding multidrug transporter, whose product is MHAGRRYTFTEVIRWTRRDILFFLISASIPTILYHYLGWTWLSIPWVPIAMIGTAVAFITGFKNNASYDRLWEARKIYGGIVNSSRAWGIMAKDLVTAKHATSPVSEETLHAVRTALIHRHIAWLHALRFQLRLPKPWEHMIKSYNKEYVDKWYKLDESHTKLEAVLEGLIPSTEKASVLAKSNVATQLIAYQSKALRELLDQGLIEDFRHMEMQGMLVTLYDHQGKCERIKNFPYPRQFATLNLMFVRLFVFMVPFGMLGEFAKLGEGFVWMTIPFSALVAWVFNMIERIGESTENPFEGSVNDVPITALTRTIEIDLREMLDERDIPAPIQPQNMILT
- a CDS encoding 50S ribosomal protein L9, whose protein sequence is MEIILKQDVEHLGYANDVVKVKEGYARNFLLPRGLAISATPSEKKQLAETLKQRAHKEAKIKDEAIKIADGLENKTLKIGAKAGEAGKIFGSVNTIQIADAIRALGFEVDRKNIKLKGEAIKNLGKYEAEVVFHRDVIRTIPFDVVEE
- a CDS encoding DNA polymerase III subunit gamma/tau, with protein sequence MEQFVVSARKYRPATFDTVVGQEAVTGTLKNAIKSDHLAQAFLFTGPRGVGKTTCARILARTINCENLSANVEACGTCAPCKDMDDGHSLNIFELDAASNNSVEDIRSLILQVSIAPQVGAKKVYIIDEVHMLSPQAFNAFLKTLEEPPSYAIFILATTEKHKIIPTILSRCQVFDFRRITVADISKHLSDIATKEGITAEPQALHTIAKKADGGLRDALSIFDQLVSFAGNTLTYKDVLSNLNVLDHEHYFRITDNIIAGDSAAALVEYNSILQQGFDGHLFVTGLGRHFRDLLVSQDPRTLPLLEVSEDLTKRYGEQAQAADRALIIQGLDKLAQTDTQYKLSKEPRLLVELALIQLCNVNVAATVAAPQPSSALPEAQKKSPDVAVAPTNGRVRSETNGNATVNVVAEPLPEQEPPTPAEEVTAPISASSPRSDNYVPKRRLAGQVSIKRSMEAVAETEPEMAASVDTEHGSDALIAKKEVNPALLLKVWRDYTAKIKNEGKISVASTLAGREPQAVGISKITFAVVNNVQENYMRTEKPELLGYLRRQMGDMALEMEVIKEKIVTKPRYTTLDKFKLMAEKNPALFLLQKELDLDLG
- a CDS encoding 30S ribosomal protein S18, coding for MASDNEIRYLTPIAIETNKEKYCRFKKMGITYIDYKDADFLLRFVNEQGKILPRRLTGTSLKYQRKVGQAIKRSRHLALMPYVADMLK